Proteins encoded together in one Ignavibacteriota bacterium window:
- a CDS encoding RNA polymerase sigma factor, translating to MKTPSKKIPAAADPIPDCRRMGDEELFGRLSAEKSEADRAFAELYARHSARVWAYCRCVFGDAVRAEDVFQDTFARFFERGQQKTHVRNVPAYLLITARNLCLNAKRDTKPSISIEDLQLTVHDRPFENRELLELVNTAMALLPAEQREAFFLREYEDLSYDDIGGILSCTALSARIRVSRARKKLREILHPYVVELTQP from the coding sequence ATGAAAACTCCTTCGAAGAAAATACCCGCCGCCGCCGATCCGATTCCGGATTGCCGCCGTATGGGCGACGAGGAGCTGTTCGGACGTCTGTCGGCCGAAAAAAGTGAAGCCGACCGTGCCTTCGCCGAATTGTACGCCCGGCATTCGGCGCGCGTCTGGGCGTATTGCCGCTGTGTGTTCGGGGATGCGGTACGCGCCGAGGATGTGTTTCAGGACACCTTTGCACGTTTTTTCGAGCGTGGACAACAGAAGACGCATGTGCGCAACGTGCCCGCATATCTGCTGATTACCGCGCGCAACCTCTGCCTGAACGCCAAGCGCGACACCAAACCCAGCATTTCCATCGAGGATCTGCAACTGACGGTTCACGACCGGCCTTTCGAGAACCGGGAACTGCTCGAACTCGTCAATACCGCCATGGCCTTGCTGCCCGCCGAGCAACGCGAGGCGTTTTTCTTGCGGGAGTACGAGGATTTGTCCTACGACGACATCGGCGGCATTCTCTCCTGTACGGCGCTGTCTGCGCGTATCCGCGTGTCGCGGGCGCGAAAGAAACTGCGCGAAATTCTCCACCCGTATGTCGTCGAATTGACGCAACCATAA